The Pseudomonas sp. LFM046 region GGAGCACGCCGCAGACGCGGAACAAAGGGTGGAGGGCGGTGCCGACGTTCAAGGGCAGCAGCACCGGTAGCAACTCATTGATGCGCAGCAGGGCCCCCAGTGAGCTGCCAAAGCCGGTGATGGCTTCCAGGGTGTAGGCGAGGAGGATGAACAGGCTTTCGCGAAGCTGGCCGCCCTGTTCGCTGGTCAGCTTCCAGTGCTTGCCCTGGCGCTCCAGGCGCACGACGCGGGTGCCGGTACAGGTCGAAGTGCTTCGCGTAGGCGCGGAAGTAGCGGCGCATCTCGCTGTGGTGCGGGAAGGGCGCCACCTCGGCATCCATGGGGAGTTCGGTGAATTCGGTGGTGCGTTTGGAGGAGATCAGGTGCGCCGAGTCGTACATGGTGCTGTGGGGGTTGTCGATGTCCCAGAGCCCGCCCACATCGCCATGCAGCTCGAAGCCGACGAAGGGGATGCCGTGTTTCTGCAACTGGCGGGTACTGCACAGGCCCATGGGCCCGGCGCCAATGATGGCGTACATGCTGGAATCGACCTCTGCGCTGTTATTCTTGTGCGGTTTCGCCCGCTGGGGCGCGTGGTTCGGATTATGCCGGGAGCACAGGCTCCGGCTTCAATGGCAATAGGCGCCGATGTGGCGCCGGGCTGGTGCGATTTGTCAGCACCGGTCTTGAAGGAGTAGTGACGAGATGTCCGAGGAGCGCCTGCTCGCGGAAGTGCATGACGATTTCGGCGTGATCCGGGTCTACGAGGTCGGTCCGTATCGCATCCTCGAATTTGGCGAAGCGGTGGAGCAGAGCTGCGTATTCACCGCCGATCCGGCCTGGCTGGAGTACGACTACACCCGCGCCATGCTGATTGGTGCGCTGTGCCACGAGGCGCCGGAGAACGCCCTGTTCCTCGGCCTTGGTGCCGGCACCCTGACCCAGGCCTGCCTGAAGTTCCTGCCGCTGGAAGATGTGGAAGTGATCGAGCTGCGGCCGGATGTACCGCGCCTGGCGATGGAATACCTGGGCCTGACCGACGATCCGCGCCTTTACGTGCGCATCGGCGATGCCCTGGAACTGCTGGACAGCGCCGAACCGGCGGACCTGATCTTCGTCGACCTCTACACCGACCAGGGGCCTGGGGTTGGCCATCTGGCCTGGAATTTTCTCGGCGCCTGCCAGAAACGCCTCAGCCCCGGCGGCTGGCTGGTGATCAACCAGTGGGCCTCTGATGACGGCAAGCCCTTGGGGGCCGCCTTGCTGCGGGGGCTCTTCCACCGGCACTACTGGGAGTGCCCGGTGAAGGAGGGCAATGTGGTGCTGTTCGTGCCGGCTGACCTGGACCAGCAGCTTGATCTCAAGGCGCTCAAGGCCAAGGCCGACGCCCTGGCGCCGAGCCTGGGGTATTCCCTGCAATCGCTGCTGGATGTGGTGCGGCCGGCGAGCTGACTGGAGCCGCCTTTCAGCGTTCCTTTGGGGGCAATTCATTTGAATTTGAGAGGCCACGTCCTTGGGGCGTGGTCATGAGCAGCCGGCTTTACCTGTCATCCGGCTACGTAGAACTACGTAGCCGTCTTTCGTAGTTGTGCGAATGTCTCCGCGGGCGCTGGGCGCCGATAGTGTCGGCTGCCCTAATCCGGGCATAGACAACAACAATAGTTGCCGCAGGTAATCCCCAGCGGCAGGAGACCATTCAATGACCCAACTGGCTACCCGAATTGCCTGGTTCGCCGTTGCCCTGCTGGGCGCATTCGCGCTGGGTACAGTGGCGCTGCGTCGAGGCGAGGCCATCAACGCCCTCTGGATCGTTACTGCTGCAACTGCGATCTACCTCATTGCCTACCGCTACTACAGCCTGTTCATCGCCAACAAGGTGATGCAGCTCGATCCCACCCGTGCAACGCCTGCGGTGTTGAACAACGACGGGCTGGACTACGTTCCGACCAACAAGCACATCCTCTTCGGTCACCACTTCGCCGCCATCGCCGGCGCCGGCCCGCTGGTGGGCCCGGTGCTCGCCGCGCAGATGGGCTACCTGCCCGGCACCCTCTGGCTGATCGCCGGTGTGGTCCTGGCCGGCGCGGTGCAGGACTTCATGGTGCTGTTCCTCTCCACCCGTCGTAATGGCCGCTCCCTGGGCGACATGGTCCGCGAGGAAATGGGCCGGGTTCCGGGCACCATCGCCCTGTTCGGCTGCTTCCTGATCATGATCATCATCCTCGCCGTGCTGGCGCTGATCGTGGTCAAGGCCCTGGCCGAAAGCCCGTGGGGCATGTTCACCGTGATGGCGACCATCCCGATCGCGGTGTTCATGGGCGTGTACATGCGCTACATCCGTCCGGGCCGCATCGGTGAGATTTCCATCATCGGCGTGGTGCTGCTGCTGGCCTCCATCTGGCTCGGCGGCGTAGTGGCCGCCGACCCGGTCTGGGGCCCGGCCTTCACCTTCACCGGTGTGCAGATCACCTGGATGCTGATCGGCTACGGCTTCGTGGCTGCCGTGCTGCCGGTGTGGCTGATCCTCGCTCCGCGCGACTACCTGTCCACCTTCCTCAAGATCGGCACCATCGTTGGTCTCGCCATCGGCATCCTGGTCATCGCCCCCGAGCTGAAAATGCCGGCCCTGACCCAGTTCGTCGACGGCACCGGCCCGGTGT contains the following coding sequences:
- a CDS encoding spermidine synthase gives rise to the protein MSEERLLAEVHDDFGVIRVYEVGPYRILEFGEAVEQSCVFTADPAWLEYDYTRAMLIGALCHEAPENALFLGLGAGTLTQACLKFLPLEDVEVIELRPDVPRLAMEYLGLTDDPRLYVRIGDALELLDSAEPADLIFVDLYTDQGPGVGHLAWNFLGACQKRLSPGGWLVINQWASDDGKPLGAALLRGLFHRHYWECPVKEGNVVLFVPADLDQQLDLKALKAKADALAPSLGYSLQSLLDVVRPAS